The Triticum aestivum cultivar Chinese Spring chromosome 3A, IWGSC CS RefSeq v2.1, whole genome shotgun sequence genome includes a region encoding these proteins:
- the LOC123057356 gene encoding uncharacterized protein, producing MERRRWLDLPPDLASEISRRLRDVTNFVHFHAVCKSWRASWYPTATTTVQFLPWLLAAVKEDSTRLELRCVLSGSNYRSQPLLSEPWGMWGISTGGTALCCLTIDSLRPSLHDPLTRATAHLPPLPRELGLWGKTINPYVIINDDGTILLYSISYISNMVGIRPTASFRVALLRPGDAEWTIVERTLECPTWSSEHDLTCVAYQGGKILVIMEAGTCHVVTPNTDVTSDVLVRDERVLLLEAFFGESTYAYNYVFKSRGEILWVSIQTGEYYRYQPGPDLLDVTVSVQALHEPALSTLQAPEKMTWLRRDGHSLADHVLFLGARHSFVVEAARVPNGQGGCAYFVYQNNRTFTFGKRGVFRCNLIDGKTELVQRLPRCWDEKICTWFNPASVINPPQEISEWSLEQQPKIAPTISSRPTHTLHIERHRVPSFRLLVRGLPLTVKSTQLRLFFSQHGKVSSAEVICYKKTGASQGIGNVAIQMTHAHEKDALAALSELVLDGCRLEVSLVKEGQPRQRRHRRQRRYI from the exons ATGGAGAGAAGACGGTGGCTTGACCTACCGCCGGATCTAGCCAGCGAGATCTCGCGCCGACTGCGCGATGTCACCAACTTCGTCCACTTCCACGCCGTTTGCAAATCATGGCGTGCCTCGTGGTACCCAACGGCGACGACGACGGTCCAATTCCTGCCATGGCTCCTCGCAGCGGTGAAGGAAGACTCGACGCGCCTCGAGTTGAGATGCGTCCTCTCCGGGTCAAACTACCGCTCGCAGCCGCTGCTGTCCGAGCCCTGGGGGATGTGGGGAATCAGCACCGGCGGCACCGCCCTCTGCTGCCTGACCATTGATAGCCTCCGCCCTAGCCTCCATGACCCTCTCACCAGAGCCACTGCACACCTGCCTCCGCTCCCGCGCGAACTCGGCCTGTGGGGGAAGACGATCAATCCGTACGTCATTATCAACGACGACGGCACAATCCTTCTCTACAGCATCTCCTACATCAGCAACATGGTTGGGATTAGGCCCACGGCCAGTTTCAGGGTGGCTCTACTTCGCCCCGGAGACGCAGAGTGGACGATAGTCGAGAGGACCCTCGAGTGCCCCACCTGGTCATCCGAACATGATTTGACGTGTGTCGCATACCAAGGCGGCAAGATCCTGGTCATCATGGAGGCTGGTACATGCCACGTCGTCACACCAAACACCGATGTCACAAGTGACGTGCTTGTCAGGGACGAGAGGGTGTTGCTGCTGGAAGCGTTTTTCGGTGAATCCACCTACGCGTACAACTACGTCTTTAAGTCCCGTGGCGAAATTCTATGGGTGTCGATTCAGACCGGGGAATATTACAGGTATCAGCCGGGGCCAGACCTTCTAGATGTCACGGTTTCAGTGCAGGCACTCCATGAGCCGGCATTGTCAACATTGCAGGCACCGGAGAAGATGACATGGTTGAGGAGGGACGGACATAGTCTAGCCGACCATGTGTTGTTCCTGGGTGCGCGCCATAGCTTCGTTGTGGAGGCGGCGCGGGTGCCCAACGGCCAAGGCGGGTGTGCCTACTTTGTCTACCAAAATAATAGAACCTTTACATTCGGGAAGCGTGGCGTGTTCAGGTGCAACCTCATTGATGGCAAGACCGAGCTAGTACAGCGGCTGCCTCGATGTTGGGACGAGAAGATATGCACATGGTTCAACCCTGCGTCCGTCATTAATCCTCCTCAG GAAATCAGCGAGTGGTCACTGGAACAGCAGCCAAAGATAGCTCCAACAATTTCTAGTCGCCCAACACACACACTTCACATCGAGAGACATCGTGTGCCAAGTTTTAGGTTACTGGTGCGCGGACTGCCTCTCACAGTGAAGAGCACTCAGCTACGACTCTTCTTCAGCCAGCACGGCAAAGTGTCCAGTGCCGAGGTGATCTGCTATAAGAAAACTGGTGCGTCACAGGGCATTGGGAATGTAGCTATACAAATGACACATGCCCATGAGAAAGATGCCCTTGCTGCTCTCAGTGAACTGGTTTTAGATGGATGCCGTCTTGAGGTTAGCTTGGTGAAGGAAGGGCAGCCACGACAGCGTCGGCACCGGCGTCAGCGTAGATATATCTAG